A stretch of the Capsicum annuum cultivar UCD-10X-F1 chromosome 10, UCD10Xv1.1, whole genome shotgun sequence genome encodes the following:
- the LOC107852920 gene encoding protein N-terminal and lysine N-methyltransferase EFM7 isoform X1, translating into MDAALFSPSSLFGVSDSDSSDEEITETQQNFVERKHLFPEMELLIQEFTFHQMNANLLWPGTFAFAEWLVQHTSWLRGRHIIELGSGTGALAIFLRKSFHLDITTSDYDDPDIEENIAHNCRANGVLPVLPHIRHSWGDVFPVADPDWDLIIASDILLYVKQYENLVKTLCFLLKSYKPKVNKTGSGTSEEKDICPLPRPAFLMSWRRRIGKEDESLFFTGCDKAGLEVNHLGSRVYCITPKETSTIG; encoded by the exons ATGGATGCTGCTCTGTTTTCTCCTTCTTCCCTGTTTGGCGTCAGTGATAGCGACTCCTCTG ATGAAGAGATAACGGAGACGCAGCAAAATTTTGTGGAGAGGAAGCACCTGTTTCCTGAAATG GAGTTGCTCATCCAAGAGTTCACTTTTCACCAGATGAATGCTAATTTACTTTGGCCTGGGACATTTGCATTTGCAGAATGGCTTGTGCAACATACATCCTGGTTAAGAGGGCGTCACATAATTGAGCTAGGCAG TGGCACTGGAGCTTTGGCAATCTTCTTGAGAAAATCATTTCATCTTGATATTACAACGTCGGACTATGATGATCCAGATATTGAAGAGAACATAGCACATAATTGCCGGGCAAATGGCGTTTTGCCTGTCCTTCCTCACATAAGAC ATTCATGGGGAGATGTGTTTCCAGTAGCTGATCCTGACTGGGACCTCATAATTGCAAGTGATATCTTACTAT ATGTGAAACAATATGAGAATTTGGTAAAGACGCTATGCTTTCTCTTGAAGTCTTACAAGCCAAAAGTTAACAAAACAGGTTCTGGAACTAGTGAAGAAAAGG ATATATGTCCATTGCCTCGGCCAGCTTTCTTAATGAGCTGGAGACGCAGGATAGGGAAAGAAGACGAATCACTCTTTTTCACAGGATGTGATAAGGCCGGTCTTGAAGTAAACCATTTGGGATCTCGTGTGTACTGCATTACGCCCAAAGAAACCAGCACCATTGGATAA
- the LOC107852920 gene encoding uncharacterized protein LOC107852920 isoform X2: MDAALFSPSSLFGVSDSDSSDEEITETQQNFVERKHLFPEMELLIQEFTFHQMNANLLWPGTFAFAEWLVQHTSWLRGRHIIELDIEENIAHNCRANGVLPVLPHIRHSWGDVFPVADPDWDLIIASDILLYVKQYENLVKTLCFLLKSYKPKVNKTGSGTSEEKDICPLPRPAFLMSWRRRIGKEDESLFFTGCDKAGLEVNHLGSRVYCITPKETSTIG; the protein is encoded by the exons ATGGATGCTGCTCTGTTTTCTCCTTCTTCCCTGTTTGGCGTCAGTGATAGCGACTCCTCTG ATGAAGAGATAACGGAGACGCAGCAAAATTTTGTGGAGAGGAAGCACCTGTTTCCTGAAATG GAGTTGCTCATCCAAGAGTTCACTTTTCACCAGATGAATGCTAATTTACTTTGGCCTGGGACATTTGCATTTGCAGAATGGCTTGTGCAACATACATCCTGGTTAAGAGGGCGTCACATAATTGAGCTAG ATATTGAAGAGAACATAGCACATAATTGCCGGGCAAATGGCGTTTTGCCTGTCCTTCCTCACATAAGAC ATTCATGGGGAGATGTGTTTCCAGTAGCTGATCCTGACTGGGACCTCATAATTGCAAGTGATATCTTACTAT ATGTGAAACAATATGAGAATTTGGTAAAGACGCTATGCTTTCTCTTGAAGTCTTACAAGCCAAAAGTTAACAAAACAGGTTCTGGAACTAGTGAAGAAAAGG ATATATGTCCATTGCCTCGGCCAGCTTTCTTAATGAGCTGGAGACGCAGGATAGGGAAAGAAGACGAATCACTCTTTTTCACAGGATGTGATAAGGCCGGTCTTGAAGTAAACCATTTGGGATCTCGTGTGTACTGCATTACGCCCAAAGAAACCAGCACCATTGGATAA
- the LOC107852925 gene encoding cis-prenyltransferase 4, chloroplastic encodes MALSLHFQQLFHSPTTFPSQPKPPTTLLTTLKLPPTPSLPLLAIAQNASLSNIDKVVLPLQLKREMMPKHVAVIMDGNRRWAKMRGFPVALGYEAGIRAVRKLIELCGNWGIGVLTLFAFSSDNWLRPKVEVDLLMGLFERVLEDELEKFARAGIRISIIGDTSMLHKSLQELIDKAVKTTKENSQLHVVIAVNYSGQYDVVQACQTIAQKVKDGIIEPEDISSFLVEQELQTNCTDFPCPDLLIRTSGELRLSNFLLWQLAYAELFFSHSHWPDFGEAEFLEALCSFQQRQRRYGSQGS; translated from the exons aTGGCCTTGTCCCTCCACTTCCAACAACTCTTCCATTCCCCCACCACATTCCCCTCGCAACCAAAACCACCAACTACCCTTCTAACCACCCTCAAATTACCACCAACACCATCCCTTCCTCTACTTGCCATTGCTCAAAACGCCTCCCTTAGCAACATTGACAAAGTTGTGTTGCCTCTTCAACTCAAACGAGAAATGATGCCGAAACATGTGGCGGTTATAATGGACGGGAATAGAAGGTGGGCGAAAATGAGAGGATTTCCAGTTGCATTAGGATATGAAGCCGGTATTCGAGCTGTTAGGAAGCTGATTGAGCTGTGTGGAAATTGGGGAATTGGAGTTCTTACTTTGTTTGCTTTTTCATCTGATAATTGGTTACGTCCTAAA gtggaagttGATTTGTTGATGGGCTTGTTCGAAAGAGTACTGGAAGATGAACTTGAAAAATTTGCCAG AGCAGGGATTCGGATATCTATAATTGGTGACACTAGTATGCTCCACAAGTCATTGCAGGAGTTGATAGATAAAGCTGTAAAGACCACTAAGGAAAATTCACAACTTCACGTAGTTATTGCAGTTAACTATAGTGGACAGTATGATGTTGTACAAGCTTGTCAAACCATTGCTCAAAAAGTGAAGGATGGCATTATCGAACCCGAAGACATCAGTAGTTTCCTAGTAGAGCAGGAGTTACAAACGAACTGTACTGATTTCCCATGTCCTGATTTACTTATAAGGACTAGTGGGGAGCTAAGACTCAGCAATTTCTTACTCTGGCAGTTGGCCTATGCTGAACTGTTCTTTTCACATTCACATTGGCCTGATTTTGGAGAAGCTGAATTTTTGGAGGCTTTGTGTTCCTTTCAACAAAGGCAAAGGCGCTACGGTAGTCAAGGCTCCTAG
- the LOC107852902 gene encoding cis-prenyltransferase 4, chloroplastic — protein sequence MAFSLHLQQIFLSSTTFSSQPKSQIFPNLIKKTSIPPLIVKSSLNASASTSAAEKEIRLPPELSRELMPKHVAVIMDGNRRWAKNRGLPVALGYEAGIRSVRKLVELCGNWGINALTLFAFSSENWSRPKVEVDILMGLFEKMLKSELETLASAGIRLSIIGDSSKLPKSLQDLIEKAVKTTEENSRLHLLVAVNYSGQYDVVQACQTIAQKVKDGIIEPEDISSFLVEQELQTNCTDFPCPDLLIRTSGELRLSNFLLWQLAYTELYFSNAQWPDFGEAEFSETLCSFQQRQRRYGGQDS from the exons ATGGCCTTCTCACTGCATCTCCAACAAATCTTCCTTTCATCCACTACATTTTCCTCCCAACCTAAATCTCAAATCTTcccaaatttgataaaaaaaacttCCATTCCTCCACTTATCGTCAAGAGCTCACTTAATGCTTCGGCTTCGACTTCGGCTGCTGAGAAGGAAATCCGGTTGCCTCCAGAGCTGAGTCGAGAACTGATGCCTAAACATGTAGCGGTGATAATGGACGGCAACAGAAGGTGGGCTAAGAATAGAGGACTGCCAGTTGCCTTAGGTTATGAAGCCGGTATTCGATCTGTTAGGAAGCTTGTTGAGCTGTGTGGAAACTGGGGAATTAATGCTCTTACTCTATTTGCTTTTTCCTCTGAAAATTGGTCACGTCCTAAA GTGGAAGTTGATATTTTGATGGGCTTGTTCGAAAAAATGCTGAAAAGTGAACTTGAAACTTTAGCCAG CGCAGGGATTCGACTGTCCATAATTGGGGACTCCAGTAAGCTCCCCAAGTCATTGCAGGACTTGATAGAAAAAGCTGTAAAGACCACTGAGGAAAATTCTCGACTTCACCTCCTTGTTGCAGTTAACTATAGTGGACAGTATGATGTTGTACAAGCTTGTCAAACCATTGCTCAAAAAGTGAAGGATGGCATTATCGAACCCGAAGACATCAGTAGTTTCCTAGTAGAGCAGGAGTTACAAACGAACTGTACTGATTTCCCATGTCCTGATTTACTTATAAGGACTAGTGGGGAGCTAAGACTTAGCAATTTCTTACTCTGGCAGTTGGCCTACACTGAACTCTACTTTTCTAATGCACAATGGCCTGATTTTGGAGAAGCTGAATTTTCGGAGACTTTATGTTCCTTTCAGCAAAGGCAGAGGCGCTACGGTGGACAGGATTCCTAG